The Nocardia sp. NBC_01503 sequence ACGCCGAATCTCGATTTCTACGGGCCGCGCACCACGCACGGTTCATCATTGTCGCTCCCGGTGATGGCAACGCTGCTGGCTCGGGCCGGTCGCCCGGACTCGGCACTGGAAATGCTCGGTCCCGCACTGCGACTGGATCTCGACGACCGCAACGGTACGACCGCCGGCGGACTGCATATGGCCACCTTCGGGGGCGTATGGCAGGCGATGCTCACCGGCTTCGCCGGTGTGCGGGTCCGCGACGGGGTGATGCGCGTGCGGCCGATGCTGCCCCATCGATGGTCGCGGCTGGGGATCGCGTTCCGGGTGCTGGGGCGTCATATCCGTTTGGATATCACGCCGGGCGGGACCACCGTGCGCACCGACGGACCGGTCGTCGTCGCGGTCGGCGGTCATCCGGTCCGCGTGGTAACCGGCGAATCCTGGTGGCCCGCAACGACGAAAGGAACAATGTGAATAGCATCCTGGTTCGCTCGGCGGAATCGGCCTTCGCGGTCGCCGCGACGCTCGCGAAGGTCGTGGGTGCTCATGTGAGCGGCGTTCCATCCGATGTGCCGGACGAGGAATTCGTGCGAGCGCTCGATGATCCGGAAGTGGTGATGGGCGTCGTCGCCCACAACGACGGAGTGTGGAAGATCGTGCGGCGCTCCGCGGTTCCGATCGTGCTGGTCCCGCCCACCATGGTTGCGGCGCAGTACGGTATCGAGCGTGTTCTGGTGCCGCTGGACGGTACCGAGGAAGCCTCCTACGCGGTGGCGGAGAGCGTGCGGCTGTTCTGCGCGGCGGGCATCGAGATCATGGTGCTGCACGTCTTCGACAGCACGACCGTGCCCGCCCACTGGGATCAGGCGGCGCATGCCCGAGCCGCCTGGGAGACCGAATTCCTCGCGCGGTTCTGCGCACCCTACTTCCCCGGCCTGTGCCAGACGCTGACCCTGCGCAGCGGCGCAGTCGGCGACAACATCGTCGACGTCGCGGCTGAACAAGCCGACCTGATCGTGCTCGGCTGGTCGCAGCGACTGGAACCGGGCCGCGCGCAGATCGTGCGCAATGCGGTTGCGACCGCAACGGTTCCGGTCATGCTGGTCCCTGTCACCTCCGGGTGAACGGATCGAGCGTGACCGGTTGCCGCCCACCCGCGAACCGGACTGACCGCTTCGAAAGGCTTCGACATGGCTGATTCGCTCTCCGATCGTGGCTTCCCCGGGTCGGCAGCTGCTTCCCGGCCGGTGGATAGTGCGGTGTGGGCCGCCGTCGTTCTCACGATCGTCCGCGGACTCGTCGCCGAGGTCCATCCGCATGCGTCGCGAGCCACCGTCACACTCGACAGCCGGTTCGACGATCTGGGCATAGGCAGTGTGGAACTGGCCGAGCTGCTGGTACGAGTTCGGGACGCGTCCGGGGTCGAGCTTGCTTCGCATCTGTTGACCAGCGCCGAGAACCCGCGAGATCTGGTGCGCGCCATCGATATCGGTCATGTGCCGGTGGGTGAGAAGGGCCCGGTGGTCTCCCCGTCGATCGGTCCGGCGGGTGGTGCGGCCGCAGTGGGGCCTCGACGGTGATCGAACCGTCGGTGCGAATGTCACTGTCTCCGAGTGCTTTCGCATCTCCCGGCAGCGTCGCGCAGCGAGGATCGTACGGGTGGTAGTGCAGCTCGAGAGCCACGGTGACGGCCGCGGCGGCTATTCGGACAGGCGTTCATAATGAGTGAATTAAGCCCGCTGGACACGGGATTCCTGGCGATGGAAGACACGGATAGCCATGTCAGCCTCGGCCTCGGCACGGTAGCGATCATCTCGGGAGCACCGCCGACGCGCGCGGAATTCCGCACCTACGTGGATCGGGGACTGGAACGCCACAGTCGCCTGCGGCAACGGGTGCGTCGCGCACCACTGGATCTGAGAGCGCCGGTGTGGGAGGAAGATCCGAATTTCGATCTGGGACATCATATCCGGTGGACCGCGTTGCCGGAACCGGGTGATGAGGCGGCGCTGCGGGAACTGGTCGCGACGGAGTTGACCGAACGGTTGGACCGGGATCATCCGCTGTGGGAGGTCGTCGTGGTCGAACATCTGGCGCACGACCGTTGGGCGATGATCGTCAAAGCGCACCACACCATGGCCGACGGGATCTCCGAGGTCACGTTGTTGGAGAGCTTCTGTGATCCGGTGGAGGGCGGACCGATCGGTTCGCCGGCGCTGGTCGGAAAGCCCGCGCGCACAGCCGTTCCCAGCTTCGCGAGCCTCGCGCAGTGGGTCTCGGGGATGATCCGGCTGCCTTATACGCTGCCACGCTCCGCTGTCGGCGCGGTGCGGGTCGTGGCTCCGGTGCTGTATGCGGCTCTCGCGCCCGCCGAAGCGTCTTCGCTGAACGGTCCTATCGGGCGGCAGCGTCGCTACGCCCTGGCGCGGGTCGCGCTGCCGGAGGTGCGCGAAATCGCCACCGGCTTCGAGGTGACCGTAAACGATGTCGCGGTGGCTGCGGTCGCCGCCGCGTATCGCCGGTTGCTGTGGGGCCGGGGTGAACCGCCCACGCCGGGGAAGGTCCGCGTCGTGGTTCCGGTATCCCGGCGTACGGTGGATGCGAAAGACATTCTGGACAATCGTGTTTCGGCGATGATCGCGTATCTGCCGATCGAGCTCGAGCATCCCGTCGAGCGCCTGCTCGCCGTGCACGAGCGGATCCAGTCGCACAGGTCCCGCGGGGAGGCCGAGGCCGAGCGCTCGGTGTTCTCGCTGGCCGAATGGTTGCCGTTCGCGTTCGTGGCGTCGGTTTTTCGCATGGGGTCGTACTATCCCCAGCAGGGTGTCGCGGCGCTGGCGACGAACCTCCCGGGCCCGCGTCATCGATTGGCGATGGGCGGCCACGAGGTGCTCGAGCTCTGGCCGTGCATCCCGATCGCGCTGCGGGTGCGGACCACCATCGCGATCCTCAGCTACGCCGATCAGCTGACCTTCGGTATCACCGGCGACTATGACACCACATCCGATATAGACCAGATCGCAGCGGGCATCGCGTCCGAGATACCCGTGCTGTTGGCGCACGCGCGTGATCGCCGAGCACAGTACCGGCCGAATTCGGTTCCGCGCCAAGCCTTGCCGGACTCGAACCCGAGCACCGATTGAACGGATGTCGGTGGCGCGGACTCGGCACGTCGTGACTTGGCCACCCCGGAGAGATGGAGTGAGGTCGATGTTCATCGGCATAGCGCTGACCGCCCTGAGCGCGGTCGTGGTGGCGCTCGGGTGGTGGATGTTCATAGCGTCCCCGCGTAAGCGGGCCGGTCCCGATGTGCTCTCCGGTGATCCGCCCATGCCGGAGGAGAGTATGCGGGTGCCGCCGGACCTGACCGCGGAGTGGGCCAATCGCGCACAGATATGGTCAGCGCTGTTGGCGGAGAACGCATTGCTGGCCGACCGGCTGGCAGGCCGACTCGACCGGCAGGCATACCGGGGCCGGATGGTCGAGTTGGCCTGGCGGTGTGAACCGGCCCGGGGCGACCGAAAGTAGACAGTCGGATTGTCCGGCGTCGATCCCGGGGACGCCGCTTACCCGCACATGTCCAGGTTCTTGGGCTCGGTGGTGATGGTGCCACCGTCCACCGCGGTGGACGCCGTCGCCCTGCGCTGCTGCCGGGGGTCAGCCGTAGAGCTGAACGAAGCGGTCCAGGGAGCGTTCGACGTCACCGCGGAGGGCGCGGGCGACCGCCGAGCCGATGGGTCCGAACAGGGGTGCGCCGCCGAGTTCGAAATCGGCGGTCACCTTCGAGCCGATACCGATGGGCGC is a genomic window containing:
- a CDS encoding universal stress protein yields the protein MNSILVRSAESAFAVAATLAKVVGAHVSGVPSDVPDEEFVRALDDPEVVMGVVAHNDGVWKIVRRSAVPIVLVPPTMVAAQYGIERVLVPLDGTEEASYAVAESVRLFCAAGIEIMVLHVFDSTTVPAHWDQAAHARAAWETEFLARFCAPYFPGLCQTLTLRSGAVGDNIVDVAAEQADLIVLGWSQRLEPGRAQIVRNAVATATVPVMLVPVTSG
- a CDS encoding acyl carrier protein, with the protein product MADSLSDRGFPGSAAASRPVDSAVWAAVVLTIVRGLVAEVHPHASRATVTLDSRFDDLGIGSVELAELLVRVRDASGVELASHLLTSAENPRDLVRAIDIGHVPVGEKGPVVSPSIGPAGGAAAVGPRR
- a CDS encoding wax ester/triacylglycerol synthase family O-acyltransferase, with translation MSELSPLDTGFLAMEDTDSHVSLGLGTVAIISGAPPTRAEFRTYVDRGLERHSRLRQRVRRAPLDLRAPVWEEDPNFDLGHHIRWTALPEPGDEAALRELVATELTERLDRDHPLWEVVVVEHLAHDRWAMIVKAHHTMADGISEVTLLESFCDPVEGGPIGSPALVGKPARTAVPSFASLAQWVSGMIRLPYTLPRSAVGAVRVVAPVLYAALAPAEASSLNGPIGRQRRYALARVALPEVREIATGFEVTVNDVAVAAVAAAYRRLLWGRGEPPTPGKVRVVVPVSRRTVDAKDILDNRVSAMIAYLPIELEHPVERLLAVHERIQSHRSRGEAEAERSVFSLAEWLPFAFVASVFRMGSYYPQQGVAALATNLPGPRHRLAMGGHEVLELWPCIPIALRVRTTIAILSYADQLTFGITGDYDTTSDIDQIAAGIASEIPVLLAHARDRRAQYRPNSVPRQALPDSNPSTD